A segment of the Ammospiza caudacuta isolate bAmmCau1 chromosome 2, bAmmCau1.pri, whole genome shotgun sequence genome:
GCACTCCCTTTCAGGAAACTTcgagcagaaagaaaattcgGAAAACACCCTTTCAAGAAAGGTCTCACTGATTTCTGCAAACATCTTGGTCTTCAGGAAAGCCCCAAATCTTCGCTATTGAGAGGATGTGTCTTCTGTTTGCCCACACCAATGCTCTTGGTGTAGGCAAACCAATGCCTGACACGCCTGCGAGCCCAGCGAAGGTTTACTGCTGTGCCTTGCGGAGGCCAGTGCTGCCAGAAGGTCCCGGAGACTGCCGCACTCCGAGGCCCTGCGAGCAGCTAcgaggctctgctgctctctgctgggaaATGCGGGCAGAGCCCGAATTGCACAAGTGCTGGGGGAAGAGATAGATGCGTTTGCCGGCACATAAACACTCAGAGCCACCTGAACAAGCACAGACACCTGGGTACAGGTGTCTCTTCTTCAACATCGCTGCCAGAAGTACACCCACACCAAAGTTTGCTGGTACAGGAGCAGTCTGGATGCAAACCCGCAGCCCCAGACACCTCTCTTCCCCTTGCAGCCCAGCCCTCTACCTCGTGCACAAGCTGGCTTTCTCCACTCTCTTGCACTAACACCtgctctcctcccagcctgtttttttttctcaaaatgctCTGGATCGAGAGCAAAACAATTAACCTACCACTGAGGTAAGGAACCAACGTGCAGGGCAACCTTATGACCCCCAGAGAGTGCGATCAGGACACAGACGAGCAGAGATGTCTCTCCAAGGACCCCAAGCCTCTGCCTCACAGCCTGGGGGGTGTTTTTGATCATTGTTCCGTGACCTGAAGCTACTCTTTGTTCACCAGAGGTCAGGAAGGCTTTAACTATGTCTGGCCACACCTGTGCAGAAGCACAGGTCAGAGAGTTTTGGGGCTGCAGTGTGCAGAGAAGAACGAGGCCCTGGCTGTGGGTATCGActgggctgccacagctcaCGGATCATGTGGCAGGTGAGCTCCCTGCTTTGGCCACCAACCTCAGCCAGGGGAAAACCCCAGCTTTGGACAGCAAATCCCACACAAAGGAGAGGAACAAATCTCCCAGCATGGTGCTGACCAAAGCCCTCTGCCCCTTTAAGCAATGACATTTAAATTTGCTGATATGTTTCATCCCATGCATCTCATTACGATTTTCAAGTAGCAGATGAGACGACCGGAATTTGAGATAGGCACTTTCAGGGTTTGgctattatatacatatatttacgGCTCaataaaataagaagaaatattCAAAGTAAACAGACTGTGGAAAGTGATTTCTTCCAACTCTCCACTGCAGACTTGCAAGAAACCAATCAAAGAGGCTCAAGAGTGGTTTGAGCGTAATTTATTAACCCAAAAGGGGCCGCATTGTTAACCAACATTATTTATAGTGAGCAGCTCAACCATCTCTGCTGAACAACTGTGCGATACTGCAGGGACAAATGCAGTGAGTTACTACAGAGATAGGACAAAACCAGCAGCATGTCTTTGTTACAGCTGTTAGAAAAAGCGCCCCCAGGAGACAGACACTGAATCTCTAATGGCTATCTTATTTCTCTGACAATTTATTTAAGTTTTAACTTAACAGCAGGAATGATAGCCACAGTTACACAGTGACTCCCAATAAAGGAGTGTATTGCTAATCTGCAGCTGgtgttttcttatttatttcaaagTCTTTAAGTTCCAGACTTAGCATATGGTGCCATATAAATAATGATATAataatatgcttttgctttccaTGTGCCTGTGTAGAAAAAAGCCATGTGATTTATCTTACATGAGCATTGTATTTAAGGCATTATTTTGCTCAgaatttttaatgcatttaaaatgcatcttctgttttttttaatttgttcttttgaAAGAATAAACAGAGCAGTGATGTTTATTTAATAGAGTCATTCATCTTACTTCCCTGTGCAAAATCCTAGCTTTCCAGACCCAGCAGCCAGATCCCTGCAGTAGGCAGTGGGGCTGGAAATGGAGAGATCTGCTGCTTACCAATGAGGCACAGATGAAAGGAACACATGGGGCTCGAGATTTACCCACAGCATGACACTATTTGAAGCCAGCAGGCAGGTGAGAACTGCTTAGTTCCGTCCAGTAGAGGATAGAGAGGAGAAACCCATGGGAGAACTCCTGCAGGGAGTCATGCTGTGGAGAACACAGCTCGGGGATGGCTCAGCACACAACCACCCCAACACACAACTGATATGCATCAGCACTTACAAAAAGCCGGCAGTCCCATGCTGTCTGGAACCATCACTGTCACACggagaaatgggaaatgcaaGAAGGGATCAGAGAGGGAATGACCTGGCATCCCATGAGTGCAAACAGCAGTGCTCCAGTCCAAGAGGATCTGAGTGGCCAGTGTGGCTGAGGATATGGACAGCACTGTCATGAACCTGGCACTGGAGCAGTTAGACAGACATTCTCTCAAAAGGCCAATGGCATAACctgaaaaacacacacaaagtgAACTGCTCTGAATGGAAGTGACATCTGTAAGTTTAGAACAGCTTTTGAAGTCCTGTATCTCCCCTCCTCTCATCCCCATAAGCCCCCATGGCATTTTCAGCCAGTTGTTTCAAAGCCAGCTCTTGTCAGACTGGAGCATGAACCAGAATATGTCAGAAGCTGGTTACTGTGGTAACCCAGCAGAGCTTTTATCTTTCTCCTTTCATCTCCTCTTTGGGGAAAACTGGCAGtctgtttatttgctttttctgaCGAAGTTCATCACGCAGAACACAAACTGTCTGGATCTGTGTAAAACTGAGGACAGGACAAAGTACCTCTCACATCAATGTACATGGAAATATTTCTCTCGGCACTCTACTACCCTACCTCTTGCTTCCCTGCCTTCCTGCACAAGCTATTTGACATGTCCTTTTCCAGGACTGAGACCAGAACTAGAACCAGaaccagagccagagccaggaTGAGGGCCAGGACCAGGCATCAGCACCAGTGACATCCTGGCCTGTATGAGGAattgtgtgagcagcaggaccagggcagtgattgtccccctgtacttAGCCCTGGGCAGGCCACTCCTCAAATCCTGTCTCTTCTGAATCGAGCCCACTTCTGGAGTCCTTAACGACaagacactgaggtgctggacagagtccagagaaggcaatggagctggtgaagggtttGGAGACAAGTCCTacaaggagcagctcagggagctgggggatgctcagcctggaggaaaggaagcTCAGGGGGCCTTATCCCTCTCTCCAACCACTTGTAAACAgattgtagccaggtgggggctGGTCTCTTCTGCCAGGCAACCAGcgataggacaagaggacagagtcaagctgtgccaggagaggctCAGATTGGACAAATATCTTCACAGAAAACATGATTAGACATCGGAATGGGctgtccagggaggtggtggagccaCCGTCCCTGGAAATGATTAAGCAAAGACTGGACAAGCCACTTACTGCCATGGTCCAGCAGGCATTGTGGCGCTCGGTCACCGGCTGGACTCGCGGATCTTTTCCCACCGATGAACTCCGGGATTCCCGCCCCCCGGCCCTGGAGCTCCGCCCTGGAACCCCGCCCTGGAACTCCgccctggagccctgccctggaactcCGCCCTGGAGCCCTGCACTGGAGCCCCGCCCTGGAACCCCGCCCTGGAACTCCGCCCTGGAGCCCTGCACTGGAGCTCCgccctggagccctgccctggagcccCGCCCTGGAGCTTCGCCCTCACCCAAGATGGCCGCGCTGCCCTCAGCAGCCCGCGTGACGCCAGCCGCGCCGCGCGCCGAGGCACGTGACGGCGGTTACCCCGGCAACCGCCGCGGCTTCCCGCGCCCACCCACTCACCTACCTCTCCCCTGGCTACGGCGAGCGGCGAGCGGCAGAAAGAGCCGGCGCAGGCGGGGGGCGAAGCgccccctgcccttccctgcagagCCGGGGGCAGGTGAGGGAGAGCCCCGGCCGGGAACCGCTCCCCCCGCTTCCCGGGCTGcaccgcccggcccggcccggcccggcccggcctcccACGGCCTCCCTTCTGCTCGGAGCGAACCCCGTTGTCAGCAGGAACAGCACCCTCCCTCCCGGTTCCAGGAGGGTGAGCGCAGCTCCTGATCCCCCTCGGTCCTCCCCCAGCACCCCGCCTCAGGCTACATTGCAGCAGCCGGGACTCGGGATGGGAGAAAGAAACAGGGCCAGACTGCCCGCACTCAGTCACAGGTCTAGGGATGGGAGTGAGGGGCATGGACACAGCGCAGTCCAGCTGCTCAAGGGGTACATGGGCAAAGCCTGCCCAAATTTCGGCTTCTGCTGTCAGGGAGCAAACCTGGAGGTTTCATTCTAAGCAGGGAatgaggcaggagctgagggcagCCACAGCGCAGACATCAGAGGGGTCAGCAACAGGCACAGGCGAGGAAAGGTCATGGGATCCATGGGTCGGTCTGGGATCCATCCAAGGGACTTCCATAGACACAAAGATACCTAGAATATACACTCAGAGTCACCCTAGGAAAACTAGTCAGCGAGGATCAGGCACTGATACAACTGCTGCACAGTTCAGCTCTGAAGGCTACAGCCAGAGCTTAAGTAAAGTTCCGGTGATCATGCAGAAGGTGCAGGTGGAGCCAGTCACAGAAATAAACCCTGTTAGTGCATGCTTTAAGTGTGCATATTACTCCATCCTCTGCAGCATATTTGCAGAGGATGGAGTAATATGCTAAGTCTAGTCTGTGGAGGTAGATGTTTTAAAAACTCTTGTTCTTTATCTGCTAAATGTTGTAGCAAGGGTTCGATCATCACTCAGAATCTGAAGTGGAGGAATCTGAGGACCACACACCCATAGCTGAATCCCCAACATCACTGGATGACTCACGTGGTGTGGAAACACCAGCATCTGCAGCCCAGCCGTCTGTAGTGGAATTGCCACTATCTGCAGACCAGCTGGCTATCAAGAAGCCACCCCATTCCGAGCACCACTTCCAGCTCATTGTATAGTCTGCATCCAGGGAAAGCTCACCTGAGATCAgatcacctgtgggtgaactTCCAGGTTTCAAAGTCAAGATGCACACCTCTGAATCCACACAGGATGGCAGTAACACCGTTGAGGCTGTGTTGTCAGCAGCAGAGATTGCATTTGAATCATTGGAGAATCCAGAGGATTTTGGAGACCCCTATCAAGTTGCCATGAATTATGTGGAGGAACATAAAATTCTACAGCTATTTCAGGTGAAATACATATTTCTTATCTTCTTCCAGAGCCTTACATGAGGAATTTCTTATCTTCTTCCAGAGCCTTACATGAGGAGCTTGGCCTAAAGTTAGCTTGAATCAAATTATCCCTTCCCCAGATCCCTCCTTGTCCTGTCTTAGGTATTACTTAAGGAAAAAGCAGTAGAAAAGGACCCTAGATCATCTTTGGTGTCTGAAGAGATTCTTgccttttaaaatgcagatgGCATTGGAACAGGAAGTGCAGGCACCCATCTATCCAAAGATCAATAATTCTTTCCTCCTGTTTGTCTCTGTCTCAGGATATCACAGAAAAACTGCTGATCCATAAGCCTGATGACCCCTTGCAGTTCATATTGCTGGAGGTAGGGTGCcttgctggggctctgtgggaaCAGGGTCAGCTTTGCAGGGCACACCAGAGTCATGGTCAGCCCAGGACTGTTTCCCTGACTGTGTGTCTGCTGTCTTGGGAGGGAGaaaagcacaggcagcagcagagggccTGGGGTGCAAGGGACCATGTGTGCtctgagaggaaggaaaggtaTGGGAGGGTGGGGGAAGAATGGGGTGAGTGTGCCCTGAATTACCTGAGAGGTGAGGGAAGCTTAATGACAGAGGTCTCTGTGACCCTTTTCTAGCTGCCTCTATCCCAATCTGGGAGGGAGCACTTTTTCTGCCCACACCCCCCTATTCAAGAGAGCTGTCTCTGCTGATCCTGAAGTGTATTAAAACACAGGTAATTCAAAGTCAGTGAAGTGAGACAATAGTTTGGGAGTGAGTTAGAAGTGTGGATTGCTTcttgggaggaggaggaggagaaggttAGAAGAAAGAAAGCAGACAGAGGAAAAGAGTGGGTGTCTTCCTTCATTGCCCTCCAGTCAGTCAGGAGAGGCACCATCTTGGAGGTTTGCTGCTGGGTTCATGGTGCACTAAGCACAAAACCTCCAGAGGAATGGCAGGGTCAGTTCTGGGCATCAGTGTGAAAGCAAATAAGCTCCCAAATGACTCTTTCCGTTTTCCTTTTGCCCAGGTGCAGTCTATGATAAATGCCAGGCAAGCAGAACCGGAGAAACTATCGGAATAGAACGGAGATGT
Coding sequences within it:
- the TEX55 gene encoding testis-specific expressed protein 55, coding for MHTSESTQDGSNTVEAVLSAAEIAFESLENPEDFGDPYQVAMNYVEEHKILQLFQDITEKLLIHKPDDPLQFILLEVQSMINARQAEPEKLSE